The following are encoded in a window of Desulfurellaceae bacterium genomic DNA:
- the rsmG gene encoding 16S rRNA (guanine(527)-N(7))-methyltransferase RsmG, with product MAASHQDAIAHVLGQGAARLAVPLAHTTLDSVCVYLDELQRWSRIVNLVSVPDPQTVIRKHVVDCFALASQLSFEGRLVDLGSGAGFPGLILAMLDPERPIDLIEARRKRAHFLKAVVRRLELRNVAVYEGRAEALVQQERFRAAYRVAVSRATWNLARFLSVAQGFVEPDGWAIAMKGPGVGDELRHLPAQAGPFVLYSRYDYTLPFGTERRTLLTFAGQCFT from the coding sequence ATGGCTGCTTCTCATCAAGACGCCATCGCTCATGTGCTGGGCCAAGGAGCTGCCCGCCTGGCCGTGCCCCTGGCTCACACAACGCTCGACAGCGTGTGTGTCTACCTCGACGAGCTTCAGCGCTGGAGTCGTATCGTCAACCTGGTGTCTGTTCCCGACCCCCAGACCGTCATCCGTAAACATGTAGTGGATTGCTTCGCCCTGGCCTCCCAGCTCTCTTTCGAGGGACGCCTGGTCGATCTGGGCAGCGGAGCCGGCTTTCCGGGCCTGATCCTGGCCATGCTTGACCCCGAGCGTCCGATCGATCTGATTGAAGCCCGCCGGAAACGGGCGCATTTCCTCAAAGCGGTGGTCAGGCGGCTGGAGCTGCGAAATGTGGCGGTGTATGAGGGCCGAGCCGAAGCTCTCGTGCAACAGGAACGGTTTCGGGCCGCATATCGGGTTGCGGTATCGCGGGCGACCTGGAATCTGGCGCGGTTTTTGTCCGTCGCCCAGGGATTTGTTGAGCCCGACGGCTGGGCGATTGCGATGAAAGGCCCGGGTGTCGGAGACGAGTTGCGTCACCTCCCGGCTCAGGCGGGTCCGTTTGTCCTGTACTCCCGCTACGACTACACCCTGCCGTTCGGCACCGAGAGGCGGACCCTGCTCACCTTTGCCGGACAATGTTTCACGTGA
- the atpH gene encoding ATP synthase F1 subunit delta yields the protein MPAAARRYAKALLSLAQEAGQEEAIGAELTHIAGVLAEPSLARTLALPTLSPRTRSDIVESLIGAAAPQALVANFLRVLAANDRLNVVADIESSYHSLLEKLLGRVRVRVTSAAELSEDELQAIVDAFSHKTNKTVIPVVEHDPGLLGGVTVEIEGQVYDASLKSQLQRIAQALAERL from the coding sequence ATGCCAGCAGCCGCCAGACGATACGCCAAAGCCCTGCTCAGCCTGGCCCAGGAGGCGGGCCAGGAGGAAGCGATAGGAGCCGAACTCACCCACATCGCCGGGGTACTGGCCGAGCCAAGCCTGGCCCGTACCCTGGCCCTGCCGACCCTGTCGCCCAGAACACGGAGTGATATTGTCGAGAGCCTGATCGGTGCCGCCGCACCCCAGGCGCTGGTGGCCAATTTCCTGCGTGTCCTGGCCGCGAACGACCGTCTGAATGTCGTGGCCGATATTGAAAGCAGCTATCACAGCCTGCTGGAGAAACTGCTGGGCCGGGTAAGGGTGCGGGTGACATCGGCGGCCGAGCTGTCCGAGGACGAACTGCAAGCCATTGTTGACGCCTTCAGCCATAAGACGAACAAGACCGTCATCCCCGTCGTTGAGCATGATCCTGGACTATTGGGTGGGGTGACCGTCGAAATTGAGGGTCAAGTCTACGACGCGAGCCTCA
- a CDS encoding ParA family protein, whose product MGRVICIANRKGGVGKTTTAINLAACLGVVKAPTLLVDCDPQANATSGLGVRIEQDSATLYEVLLGECPLQDALAKTTIEHLDVLPATHDLIGVEVELLNIDNREYVLHGLLRRLAQYEYILLDCPPSLGLLTVNALTAADSVLIPLQCEYYALEGLRSLLETIDLLRARLNPDLVIEGLLLTMFDQRNRLSRQVEEEVRQFFPDQVFHTVIPRNVRLGESPSHGLPIILYDPSCRGAQSYVALAQEIRTRTSTPVVAQAASEEKANADESLSEKNPAFACVETTRGGIDE is encoded by the coding sequence GTGGGAAGGGTTATCTGTATAGCCAACCGGAAGGGTGGGGTGGGGAAGACGACAACCGCGATCAATCTTGCCGCCTGCCTCGGTGTTGTCAAAGCGCCAACCTTATTGGTCGACTGCGATCCTCAGGCCAATGCCACGAGCGGTCTTGGGGTGCGCATTGAACAAGACAGCGCGACCCTGTACGAGGTGCTGTTGGGGGAGTGCCCGCTCCAGGACGCCCTCGCCAAAACCACAATCGAGCATCTTGATGTCCTGCCCGCCACGCATGATTTGATCGGCGTGGAAGTTGAGCTGCTGAATATCGACAACCGCGAGTACGTGCTGCACGGCCTGCTGCGTCGTCTGGCCCAGTATGAGTATATCCTGCTCGACTGCCCGCCGTCCCTGGGTCTGCTGACGGTCAACGCCCTGACCGCCGCCGATAGTGTCCTGATTCCGCTCCAGTGCGAGTACTACGCCCTTGAGGGGCTACGCTCGCTGTTGGAGACGATTGATCTGCTGCGCGCCCGTCTCAATCCTGACCTGGTAATTGAGGGCCTGCTGCTGACCATGTTTGACCAGAGAAATCGCCTGTCCCGACAGGTCGAGGAAGAGGTTCGGCAATTTTTTCCCGATCAGGTCTTTCATACCGTTATCCCGCGCAATGTGCGGCTCGGCGAGAGCCCGAGTCATGGCTTGCCCATTATCCTGTACGATCCGTCATGCCGGGGTGCACAGAGCTATGTGGCCTTGGCCCAGGAAATCCGCACACGGACGTCGACGCCCGTCGTCGCCCAGGCTGCTTCTGAGGAAAAGGCGAACGCTGATGAATCTCTGTCCGAGAAGAACCCAGCGTTCGCCTGTGTGGAAACGACACGGGGAGGAATAGATGAGTGA
- a CDS encoding ParB/RepB/Spo0J family partition protein, which yields MSEVAVNTGASPKSVPKRRGLGRGLGALIPEGVSMAPPAAERRVHVSEIRPNPRQPRRYFDEQRIAELADSIRQQGVLQPLVVRKADSGYELIVGERRFRAAQRAGLERVPVIVKEVSDAESLEMALVENIQREELTPIEEALAYRQLMDEFQLTQEDVAKRVGKSRPVIANLLRVLNLPEEIKEDVDRGNLSVGHARSLLALETPDRQIELARQIIRQGLSVRETETLVARSLEGIEQTAAHDRPPGPEKMADQAHIYLKAVEEELMRQLGTKVRLHPRKKGGKIEIEYYSNQELDGLLARLRGANHKPLV from the coding sequence ATGAGTGAAGTAGCGGTCAACACTGGTGCGAGTCCCAAGTCAGTCCCAAAACGTCGCGGCCTCGGCCGCGGGCTGGGCGCGCTGATACCCGAAGGCGTGTCCATGGCGCCGCCGGCCGCCGAACGGCGCGTGCATGTGTCCGAAATCCGCCCCAACCCACGTCAGCCTCGGCGCTATTTTGACGAGCAGCGGATTGCCGAGTTGGCCGACTCCATTCGTCAGCAGGGCGTGTTACAGCCGCTGGTAGTGCGCAAAGCCGACTCCGGCTACGAGTTGATTGTCGGCGAGCGTCGCTTCCGCGCGGCGCAGCGGGCCGGCCTTGAGCGTGTGCCGGTCATCGTCAAGGAGGTCAGCGACGCCGAGAGCCTGGAGATGGCCCTGGTGGAGAACATTCAGCGCGAAGAACTCACCCCGATTGAGGAGGCGCTGGCCTACCGTCAGCTGATGGACGAGTTTCAGCTGACCCAGGAGGATGTGGCCAAACGGGTCGGCAAGAGTCGGCCGGTCATCGCCAATCTGCTGCGGGTGCTGAATTTACCCGAGGAAATCAAGGAAGACGTGGACCGCGGCAATCTTTCGGTCGGCCATGCCCGCTCCCTGCTGGCCCTGGAAACGCCCGACAGGCAGATTGAGCTGGCCCGTCAGATCATCCGCCAGGGCTTATCGGTCCGGGAAACAGAGACCCTGGTCGCCCGCTCTTTGGAGGGCATCGAACAGACAGCGGCTCACGACCGGCCGCCCGGCCCGGAAAAAATGGCCGACCAGGCGCATATTTACTTAAAGGCAGTTGAAGAGGAACTAATGCGTCAGCTGGGCACCAAGGTCCGCCTGCATCCCCGAAAAAAGGGCGGTAAGATTGAGATTGAGTACTATTCCAACCAGGAGCTTGACGGTCTGCTGGCCCGCCTGAGAGGCGCAAATCACAAGCCGCTTGTCTGA
- a CDS encoding ATP synthase F0 subunit B, with protein MLAFPPDWTFFCQIVLFLVLWAVLRRVLFEPNLVLLANREHNSAGALQEATQIKADAEVKGQEYRTQLAEARSGAMQEVDAVYREAQEQSRELIEQAREESSQTLAQLRQSLEREIAEARHDLEQRIPDFSNEIAARLLGRSLT; from the coding sequence GTGCTAGCATTTCCTCCAGATTGGACCTTCTTCTGCCAGATTGTTCTGTTTCTCGTTCTGTGGGCTGTTTTGCGCCGCGTGCTGTTTGAGCCCAACCTGGTCCTGTTGGCCAACCGGGAACACAACAGCGCCGGGGCGCTCCAGGAGGCGACCCAGATCAAGGCCGACGCCGAGGTCAAGGGCCAGGAGTATCGCACCCAGCTGGCCGAAGCGCGCTCGGGCGCCATGCAGGAGGTTGACGCCGTCTACCGTGAGGCCCAGGAGCAGTCGCGGGAGCTGATCGAACAGGCCCGCGAAGAGTCCAGTCAGACGCTTGCCCAGCTGCGGCAGAGCCTCGAACGTGAGATTGCCGAGGCGCGCCACGACCTTGAACAACGCATTCCTGACTTTTCCAACGAGATTGCGGCGCGTCTGCTGGGAAGGTCTCTGACGTAA
- the atpF gene encoding F0F1 ATP synthase subunit B, with protein sequence MRWPSSFTFLLAVLFPLLLTTAVWAAGEGAGDEHHGVTGDQLLGLLFFTINFVLFVLVLRKFALPFVKEALRKRKETIVQALNEAKLAQAEAEQVRREYEEKLAGLEAEQQALRSQALESAQREKERILEEAGRMAERARLEAQQIAEREVEQARRTLREDVAEQAVAIATELIRAQLRPDDQRRLVNELVDKVGDDDLSRAE encoded by the coding sequence ATGAGATGGCCCTCATCGTTCACCTTTCTCCTCGCCGTCCTCTTTCCGTTGCTGCTGACGACCGCTGTCTGGGCGGCCGGAGAGGGCGCAGGCGATGAGCACCACGGGGTGACTGGAGATCAGCTGCTCGGTCTCCTCTTTTTTACCATTAATTTTGTTCTGTTCGTCCTGGTCCTGCGAAAATTCGCGCTGCCGTTTGTCAAAGAAGCGCTCCGTAAGCGCAAGGAGACGATTGTTCAGGCGCTCAACGAGGCAAAGCTGGCCCAGGCCGAGGCCGAGCAGGTCCGTCGCGAGTACGAAGAGAAGCTCGCCGGCTTGGAGGCCGAGCAGCAAGCCCTGCGCAGCCAAGCCCTGGAATCCGCCCAACGCGAGAAAGAGCGCATTCTGGAAGAGGCCGGCCGTATGGCCGAGCGTGCCCGACTCGAGGCGCAACAGATAGCTGAGCGGGAGGTGGAACAGGCCAGACGAACCTTGCGTGAGGATGTCGCCGAGCAGGCGGTGGCCATCGCCACCGAGCTGATTCGCGCCCAGCTGCGTCCCGATGACCAGCGCCGTCTGGTCAACGAGCTTGTTGATAAGGTGGGTGATGATGACCTCAGCCGAGCAGAATGA